A window of Salmo trutta chromosome 17, fSalTru1.1, whole genome shotgun sequence genomic DNA:
taaagctggttgaaagaatgccaagagcatgcaaagctatcatcaaggcaaagggtggctactttgaagaatctcaaatataaaatatattttaatttgttttacacttttttggtcactaaatgtttccatgtgtgttatttcatagttttgatgtcttcaatattattctacaatgtagaaaatataaaaaataaaaaacccttgaatgagtaggtgtggctaaccttttgacaggtactgtatatagtgaactcctacacattgtaaatatgaaaatagAATACAGTAATTTCAGAACATGTCAATAACAGACTGGGAAGAATTTAAGTTTGCGATCTCTCCCTATCTGCAAGCATGACCAATGGCATAACAACTTACTGATATGTAAATTTAACCAACCAATAGGAATACACAAACAAAATACAGATTTCTGCAGTGTCAAGTgaaaacataaccaaccctgttacacagACAATAgaataatatttacatttttagttcCAATACTCATTTACAGTATATACAACCATTTGGCAGCGAGAAGTGTATGTACTATACTGCATATACAACCATTTGGTCACTGTCATAAGGCAGGAAGTGCCAAATGAACCACCATATCCCTAAACACTCACAACAGACTACAGGCAGGGATTAGTATGCATTGAAGCCCTAAATCATTCAGGATTTCTCACAAAATGTCCAGGCATCTACTATCCAGAAATCCAAAGAGGGAGGACTTCCCGTGACAGAGAGGCAAGTCTAATACTCAGGGTAAATTCAGCACCAGTGTGCCCCCTGCTGGAAGAGTTGATAattcagttagccactgctaggcCCTCTGGGACAAGGGAGGCAAAGAAGGCTTTGAAAAAGATCCAGGCAGTCCAAACGATGGACACCCTGTGTGGAGGCACCAGCACTGCAGTCAGGGGGTGTGGTTCATCAAGCTCAGCCTCCGCCCCAGCCCCCTCTTCTTCTGCAGGGTCCTCCgtctgagagaagaggagaaactGTTAGCCCCACCGCCAGAGTTAAGATATAAACACACTAACTCTGTATTTATTCAACACTGTTACTGAAACGCTATATGCTGTGTGATGAATGTTACTACATAAGGGCAGTAGCTAAATGCCTTGTTATAAAGCCATCTGCTTTCCACCGCCAGAGAGAACGTGTCTTACAGGTGGAACTGGGTTCCTGTCCTGGTGGTTCTGGATGACGTCGGGGACCTGGTTGTTGGGACCTCTGACCAGGGGCCTTCTTCTGAAGGGGAACCAGCCTGCTGTgtgcctgagaggaagacaacaggGATTAATAAAGTAGATCTGCATGATTTTTCTTAAACTGTGTGTTTATTACACAGTCATAGCATACAGTCAAAGTACACAGGATACATGTTATTTGTGAGTACATCTTATTCACGTGGTGGTGAATTTCATGTTATTAATGGTTAAGAACAGGttgtgcaaaaaaaataaaagacgCAGTACCAACTCACTGATATGATAATAATGGAAACTCCGTTTACATTCCCAGGACCAGTCCAACTAACAGATAATGAACATTTTCTTCTTATCCTTTtgttctattctggttagagacagtttgcgctgttctgtgaagggcgtagtacacagcgttgtacaagatcttcagtttcttggcaatttgtcgcatggaatagccataatgtctcagaacaagaatagactgacgagtttcagaagaaagttctttgtttctggccattttgagcctgtaatcgaacccacaaatgctgatgctccagatactcaactagtctaaataaggacagttttattgcttctttaaatcagaacaatagttttcagctgtgctaacattactgcaaaagggttttctaatgataaattagcctttaaaatgataaacttggattagttaacaacTTGCCGCTGGAACACAGGagagatggttgctgataatgggcctctgtacgcctatataccgtttccagctacaatagtcatttacaacattaacaatgtctagaatgtatttctgatcaatttgatgttattttaaaatggacaagTTTTAAAAatgttctttcaaaaacaagggcatttctaagtgaccccaaacttttgaacggtagtgtaagaaCAAACAAACAGCCACATAAAACAGCAAACTCACAGGTACATAAGGAGGAGGCTGCTCATGACCAGGACGAAGCGGCTCAGGCTGGAGTAGAAGTAGACGATGCTGAGGAAGACACCCAGACGTGCAGCCGTGTACACCCAGTCAAGCCAATCACGATCGATATCCTCCTCATCTTCCATCACAGGTCCGCCCTGGGCGTTCATCCGCAGGTTCTGATTGGCTGCTCCCGGGTTGATGAAGGCGGCGTCCTgtgcattctgattggctggcagGGCTGCTGGGATAGCGGCTTGGTGGGGTGCGACAGGCAGGGATGGGCCGGCGGCTGGGGCAAAGGGGAcagaggctgctgctgctgcgtaGGCTGCATGGCTTTGGGACAAAAGACAGACAAGCAAAACACACTTCAAGTATTTTCCCTGCTTAACCCTTGCCTACAATTTCCGTGCCCCCGCAAAAATCGAATTAACATAATGcaaaaatccccccaaaaatgtgtctTTAAGCTaaagatatgtttttttttttgcatgggctgcttCTCAATCCACCCCATCTGCCGATATCACCCTAGactggtgtttgtcagaccatgagacatcccgaaaatcgttCTTCTCAAGAAAATGTTCGTAGCGTCAGCacagtttggcctacaaactattctattgaaagatgagactctcacgaaaaCGACAGTTCTAAAGACACCCACAAGCttcacaagactcatctgaagttggtacagcctcttctgccaacttctgtctgtagcctCCAAACGGTTTGGGCTACAGACTAATATGACATCTCAGTGGAAAGCTGACTCatacgaacacgatggtgttctgaGTTTTGCTTTAGgacgcccacaagcctcacaagactcgccTGAAGGTCCCCGGTACCAGTTTTTAAAAAGTGAATAgaagtatcagtcaaaagtttggacacacctacttattcaagggtttttcttgatttttaatattttctacattgtagaataatagtgaagacatcaaaaccatgaacacatatggaatcagatgttcaacaaatctaaatatatttatatattcttcaaagcagccatttgccttgacagctttgcacactcttggcattctctcagccagcttcatgatgaatgatttcccaacagtcttgaaggagttcccacatatgctgagcacttgttggtttttccttcactctgtggtccaactcatcccaaaccatctcaattgggttgaggtcgggtgattgtggaggccaggtcatctgatgcagcactccatcactctccttcttggtcaaatagcccttacacagcctggaggtgtgttgggtcattgtcctgttgaaaaacaaatgatagtcccactaagcgcaaaccagatgggagtgcgtatcgctgcagaatgctgtggtagccatgccggttaagtgtgccttgaattctaaataaatcacagacagtgtcacaaagcacccccacatctcctcctacatgcttcatggtgggaaccacacatgcagagatcatccgttcacctactctgcatctcacaaagacacggcggttggaaccaaaaatcttaaattcagactcatcataccaaaggacagacttccaccagtctaatgtccatttctcatgtttcttggcccaagcaagtctcttcttattattattggtgttctttagagtggtatctttgcagcaatttgaccatgaaggcctgattcacacagtctcctctgaaaagttgaagttgagatgtgtctgttacttgaactctgtgaagcagagtggctgcaatctgaagtgcagttaactctaatgaactgatcctctgtagcagaggtaactctgggtcttctcttcctttggcagtcctcatgagagccagttgcatcatagcgcttgatggtttttgcgactgcacttgaaaaaacgttCAATGTTcatgaaattttccagattgactgaccatcatgtcttaaagtaatgctggactgtcgtttctctttgcttatttgagctgttcttgccataatttggacttgctcttttaccaaatagggctatcttccaggtg
This region includes:
- the LOC115151938 gene encoding homocysteine-responsive endoplasmic reticulum-resident ubiquitin-like domain member 1 protein, whose translation is MDNTGFLRQKTIKLVIKTPNQAHGDQTIEGVDMDWTVKELKTHLSRMYPNNPAESDQRLIYSGKLLPDHLHVREIFRKTDLTPTVHLVCAVRTQPIGPLGARPKVRESEQQEAQTSAMPTRQNPEGASPAPSMPSEPELRQRRPPAPSHTPPAAAWPGTTTLVAAEMTNPTFPTYSLYSPQQLLWLQHMYARQYYMQYHAAYAAAAASVPFAPAAGPSLPVAPHQAAIPAALPANQNAQDAAFINPGAANQNLRMNAQGGPVMEDEEDIDRDWLDWVYTAARLGVFLSIVYFYSSLSRFVLVMSSLLLMYLHTAGWFPFRRRPLVRGPNNQVPDVIQNHQDRNPVPPTEDPAEEEGAGAEAELDEPHPLTAVLVPPHRVSIVWTAWIFFKAFFASLVPEGLAVAN